A part of Jatrophihabitans sp. genomic DNA contains:
- the ribH gene encoding 6,7-dimethyl-8-ribityllumazine synthase yields the protein MSGSGAPVVEPVDAAGLRLGIVATTWHAEITDQLLARAVEAAKASGVADPTVVRAPGAVELPVVVQALAERHDAVVALGVVIRGGTPHFEYVCGAATDGLTQVSVGSGVPIGFGLLTCENDEQALDRAGLPGSKEDKGYEAAQAALATAVALAGYPRR from the coding sequence GTGAGTGGTTCGGGAGCGCCGGTCGTCGAGCCGGTCGACGCCGCCGGGCTGCGGCTGGGCATCGTCGCCACCACCTGGCACGCGGAGATCACCGACCAGCTGCTGGCCCGCGCCGTCGAGGCCGCGAAGGCCAGCGGCGTCGCCGACCCGACGGTCGTCCGCGCCCCGGGCGCCGTGGAGCTGCCGGTCGTCGTCCAGGCGCTGGCCGAGCGGCACGACGCCGTCGTCGCCCTGGGCGTGGTCATCCGGGGCGGCACGCCGCACTTCGAGTACGTCTGCGGCGCCGCCACCGACGGGCTGACCCAGGTGTCGGTCGGCTCCGGCGTCCCGATCGGTTTCGGGCTGCTCACCTGCGAGAACGACGAGCAGGCCCTGGACCGGGCCGGGCTGCCGGGCTCCAAGGAGGACAAGGGCTACGAGGCGGCCCAGGCCGCGCTGGCCACGGCGGTCGCGCTGGCCGGCTACCCGCGCCGCTGA
- a CDS encoding nucleotidyltransferase family protein, which translates to MTAETLPAVTGVVLAAGAGRRLGRPKADVELGGQRLVERAVSTLLAGGCAEVLAVLRPEQAGAAGARTVVNPDPDRGMGSSLRCALAELVCDQQSHACVVLLVDLVGVRPAEVAAVIERHRAGASIVAVRRAGQRSHPVLVSRRWYPELAAAAVGDQGGRDFFARRIADTSFLDYPDPLDDIDTADDLRRALAAQPSTGQAGGAS; encoded by the coding sequence ATGACGGCCGAGACGCTGCCAGCGGTCACCGGCGTCGTGCTCGCCGCCGGGGCGGGGCGCCGGCTCGGCCGTCCCAAGGCCGATGTCGAGCTCGGCGGGCAACGGCTGGTCGAGCGAGCGGTCTCCACGCTGCTCGCCGGCGGCTGCGCCGAGGTGCTGGCGGTGTTGCGTCCCGAGCAGGCCGGCGCCGCCGGCGCCCGGACGGTCGTCAACCCCGATCCGGACCGGGGGATGGGCTCGTCGCTGCGGTGCGCGCTGGCAGAGCTGGTCTGCGATCAGCAGTCCCACGCCTGCGTGGTGCTGCTGGTGGACCTGGTGGGCGTGCGTCCGGCGGAGGTGGCGGCGGTGATCGAGCGACACCGGGCAGGCGCCTCGATCGTCGCGGTCCGCCGGGCCGGTCAGCGTTCCCACCCGGTTCTGGTGAGCCGCCGCTGGTACCCCGAGCTCGCCGCCGCCGCGGTGGGCGACCAGGGCGGCCGGGACTTCTTCGCCCGGCGGATTGCCGACACCAGCTTCCTCGATTACCCCGATCCGCTCGATGACATCGACACCGCCGATGACCTGCGCCGCGCGCTGGCCGCGCAGCCGTCGACGGGTCAGGCCGGCGGCGCCAGCTGA